A part of Chroicocephalus ridibundus chromosome 5, bChrRid1.1, whole genome shotgun sequence genomic DNA contains:
- the FABP2 gene encoding fatty acid-binding protein, intestinal, whose translation MAFNGTWKVEKNENYEKFMEVMGVNIMKRKLGAHDNLKITIQQDGNKFTVKESSNFRTVDIEFNLGVNFEYSLADGTELTGAWNMEGNKLVGTFTRKDNGKVLTAYREIIGDELVQTYVYEGVEAKRIFKRG comes from the exons ATGGCATTTAATGGTACttggaaagtagaaaaaaatgaaaactatgaaAAGTTCATGGAGGTGATGG GTGTTAacataatgaaaagaaagttaGGAGCCCACGATAATCTGAAGATCACTATTCAACAAGATGGAAACAAATTTACTGTCAAAGAATCCAGCAACTTCCGTACTGTAGATATTGAATTCAATCTGGGAGTCAATTTTGAGTACAGTCTGGCTGATGGGACTGAACTTACT GGCGCTTGGAACATGGAAGGAAACAAACTGGTAGGAACATTTACCAGAAAAGATAATGGAAAAGTACTCACAGCATACAGAGAAATCATAGGTGATGAACTTGTTCAG ACCTACGTATATGAAGGAGTTGAAGCCAAGAGAATCTTCAAGAGGGGCTGA